The Candidatus Rokuibacteriota bacterium genome includes a region encoding these proteins:
- a CDS encoding sugar ABC transporter permease, which yields MTASPNGGEPEGGARAAAVPIAGRAGVRAWWRTPTARRLAFGYTLLSPAILYVALLVGAPFLFSLYLAVSDASVGDPFAEFVWLENFKAAWESPTFWIALRNSILVTVVAAIFKSLLGTTLAFLLLQPFRGKKLIRGLVVIPFTVPSAVSVLGWKWMYDSQFSVVNWALNRVGLISAYGTEGWPIWLGQPHLALAAIIAVNVWRSFPFTAIVLLAGFTAVPQEVIDAAKVDGTTFMQRFRFLVIPMIAPILFVGLLFDTVFTLSDISVVLLLTNGGPGNATQILPTLAYQIGILAGALGRGAAISLFLFPLLLPAMILLLRNLKRREW from the coding sequence AGCCTGAAGGCGGGGCTCGAGCCGCCGCGGTTCCGATCGCCGGGCGGGCGGGGGTTCGCGCATGGTGGCGAACTCCCACCGCCCGGCGGCTCGCCTTCGGGTACACCCTCCTCTCCCCGGCGATCCTCTACGTCGCCCTCCTCGTGGGGGCGCCGTTTCTGTTCTCCCTCTACCTGGCCGTCAGCGACGCCAGCGTCGGGGACCCCTTCGCCGAGTTCGTCTGGCTGGAGAACTTCAAGGCGGCCTGGGAGAGCCCGACCTTCTGGATCGCGCTGCGGAACAGCATCTTGGTCACCGTCGTCGCGGCTATCTTCAAGTCGCTCCTCGGCACGACGCTCGCCTTCCTGCTCCTCCAGCCCTTCCGCGGCAAGAAACTGATCCGCGGTCTCGTCGTCATCCCGTTCACGGTCCCCAGCGCGGTGAGCGTGCTGGGCTGGAAGTGGATGTACGACTCGCAGTTCAGCGTCGTCAACTGGGCGCTGAACCGGGTCGGCCTGATCAGCGCCTACGGGACCGAAGGCTGGCCGATCTGGCTCGGCCAGCCCCACCTGGCGCTCGCGGCCATCATCGCCGTGAACGTCTGGCGCAGCTTCCCCTTCACCGCGATCGTCCTGCTGGCGGGGTTCACCGCGGTCCCCCAGGAGGTGATCGACGCCGCCAAGGTGGACGGGACGACGTTCATGCAGCGGTTCCGCTTCCTGGTGATACCGATGATCGCCCCGATCCTGTTCGTCGGTCTCCTCTTCGACACGGTCTTCACGCTCTCGGACATCAGCGTCGTCCTGCTGCTCACCAACGGGGGACCCGGCAACGCCACGCAGATCTTGCCCACGCTGGCCTACCAGATCGGGATCCTGGCGGGGGCGCTCGGGCGCGGGGCCGCCATCTCCCTCTTCCTCTTCCCGCTCTTGCTGCCCGCCATGATCCTCCTGCTCCGCAACCTCAAGAGACGCGAATGGTGA